In the Salvia splendens isolate huo1 chromosome 16, SspV2, whole genome shotgun sequence genome, CATCTGCCAAAGCTTGCTTCAGTTCTTCATATTTGAAACTCCAGTCCTTCTTTTCAATCAAGAGTAGTCCCATGTTGTACTGATACTCAAAAAGCTGCAAGAAATTGGATGTTAGGACAAAGTGGCAAAGCATCAATAAAAGTAATGTTTACGCCAACTAAAAATAAACTGATATACGATCACACTGTTCTATTTCGAGCTACATCAGGACTAGGTGTCATTAAATAAGACGGGAGGATAAAAATCTACAATTATCTTGAAAGATCCAAACGTCATGGAAAATATCATGAGTTTACAGGAagttattaattttgaatttcgcAAAAGTCTTAATAGGACTTAAGAAACAAAACATGGACTTGAGAACATAAAATTTGGAAATGAAGCTAATTTATCATAATAAAATGATGAGTTGAGATATGGTATTAATAAAGAGTTTGGGTCAGACCGGAACCTCCCACAACCAACTCCTTGAACCATGGCCTAAGCAAAAATTAGCAATAACTAACCAACTCTGAAGCACTGGCACAAATTTGTTCTCACAggtaaaatactactactatagttACTTGCTCATGACGAGTTTCTTCAACCAATTATGAGTAGCTAAAACATGCCAAGTAATAATGTTTGTGCAAGTGCATTGAttatatttccaaatctacAACTTGATGAACTCACTCTCTCAGACTAGAATTCAATATGGAATTTCCCAAAGCTACAACTGATCTTAACCGTCATACTTTAAACGGAACAATGACAAAAACGCCCAAAATTAAACACGTGAGTACCTCATTCTCGAGCTTGGAGACCTTCTCAGTCAACGGGTCGCGGTCGTCCAGGACAAAAGCCACAGCTTTCCCTTTGGCTGAAGCATCGCCGTTTCTCGGGCTCAGCGGGCTAGTGTTCAAGCCCGAAGACACGGATCCGTTCTTCTGGGCCGGCTCGGTCCTGGGCGTTAGCGGCCACAACTTTTGCGGCGAAAACATTTTACAGCAGATCGAGGGAGCCGGGTCGATGTAGATTCCACTAAATTGAGGAGTGATTTTGAGAGaattaaaccctaattcgagCGGACGCCAACACAGTTCCCAAATTGAGCAGTGATTTTGTCAAGTCCGGTAACGTCTCAAaaccaactctctctctctgtctctctccaCCTTTATCTctcacacactctctctctctctctagcttTTCCAGAGAGCCCCAACTTTCGTGGTGTGCGCGGAAGCCTGGCGTTCTCTATTTTTGCTTATTTTACGCTCGGACAGCGATTCCCACATGTGCATGGACATATCTGCCCCGATAAACGATACTTTTATATCCGTTGGATCGGGGCAATATGGGAAATACACTGGGCCGCCTTTCTGTGACCAACGTGGGGCGTAATTTTAGGACCAAACTGCCCTCCGGCTGGGGCCTAATGTGTAAAAAATTACAGGGGCTATCGGTATTTGTTATGGATGAagtatttggattttgattgTATTTTTGCTCCATCCCTCTTCAAAAATCTTAaattttattgtaaaaaatAAATCTCATCTGATTCGAATTATCTGAAATCAGACTATAAAATTTGATCTATTCCAATCATTAAATTCAATACCAATCCCAGTATTTATAAATTTCAATACTAAAATCTAAAAATTTGATATGCCAAATATTAGTAATTGTTCAAcacaaatattttatatatttactaaatgtagaattataatatttttattatataaatattttttggatttaaatATTCGATCCAATCTGAATATAtaaaagttttaaaaatgtTGAACCAAATCCAAATCTAAAATTTAgttcattttaaatattttgtgtgAGTGCAGGAATATTATGGTGATTTGTAATGCCACGGTGTGTATTAACTGGGAATGAATGATGCCACACTATCCAGCTATACTTACATTACTTGGAGTTGAAGATAATAACACtttaatactactccattagaatgatttatttattaattaatgctTACTCTCCTTTTCAGGAATTCCTTTTTTGTCTCTATTTTGTTTGGGGTCGCTTTCTTTTACaactaaattatttatttcttgttgGTCAATTACcataaccaaaaaaaaatcGTACAATAGTagtatagttttatttatttattcagtTGAACAAATTGCCATAGTGACCATCTTCCagtaataaaatactactcACTATATGATTTGCTATGCTAATGTCATAACACCTACTCTTGAAAACCTCTATATTTTCTGACATTTATCATACAAAACTACAAAAGTTGCTTACATTTGATCAGCACTTTATGCTggtataataattttatttctaaattatCACTCCTTTTACTCAATTGTGCATAATATAATATCTCGTATCATTGCACAATCTATTGACACTGTATATTTCTTAATAACATCAAATTGATACTAGtacatatttaataataattcaTGATTTTATGATTAGGACTGACACATTTTTGTGAggaaatatgaaattaatttgaaattttttataccATGTATTAATGGCGAACTTAATTTCATTACTTCAAAGACACCGAAAGTGAAACCATTGTTATATTCTTTCTCTTTTCCTATTTTAAAgagaattaataataattttccaTCTAGTCTCCAAACTATTGGATTGGGAAAATCTatattcctttatttttttctttctatctcttttttttttcagtttcaaTTATAGTTATATTCCTGGGTTGAAAATGCGACAGTTCCCCATTTTACTTCCAAAACCCCTTCTCTACCTCTGAAAGAAAGGTCAAACCTTTGGACAGAGATCAGGAAATTCCTTCTTGATCTTCAAATGGCGGTGCCGGTAGTTCGCTTTCCTATCTTCTCGCTGGTCAGAATCATCGGATTTACAGTGCTCATTCTCGTCTTAATTTGGACTGTGCATTACAGAGGCGGCTTGGCCCTCATTTCCCAAAATAAAGATCTCATCTTCAATGTCCGTTTTTTTCTACATTCTCCTTCTTctgaattttttaaatgaaagaTCAATCTTGCCTCCTTTACATATTTAACTgatttttgtgttatttttcaTCTCAGGTTCATCCTGTATTAATGGTGATTAGCCTTGTGCTTCTCAATGGCGAAGGTATGAACTTCATTGTAGGACGAAATTGAGTTCTAATTCGTCGAGATTAACTCAATTgtgttttatataattgttatcgATACACTATTTCAACTAATTATGTCAACgatatttgatcatgtttgatTTCATTTACATCTGTCTATGTTTGAAGCTTTTTTTGAAGATTGGTAAGGGTTAAGTAATTAGCCTTACTGCAGTTGAGTGTGAATAGTAGTATTGAGATAGGTTGCATCCTTAATCGAATTATTTGCGGCAACAGAACTATACTAATTTTCTTGGTAAACTGCTTTGAATAACTGAGACCTCTTTTATTATTAACATTGGCCTTTATCATAAGAAATGCTTTTGGAAACATCAGTATCTGATGTTTTTGTTTATTAAACTTACGTCTTCGTATAAAATGCTTAGAGTATTGTTGGATAGTGGAAGCCACCCCAGAAACAGAGAGGCTAACAAAAAGTTATTTGTATTAAGAGTTAAGACAGATCTCCAAATTTTCCTTTGTATCGGCATATTCTTTTGGTAGAAGCTTATTTGATGGTCCCTTAAATGATAGGAACAATGTACATTAGTCGCTTATCTGCTGATGGTAAGTATATATACCAATGAAATGAATGAACTTCATTTTATTTGTCCCTAGTTTATATTGCTACCTGTCACATATTCCTCATCTCATAGCATTTTTGTTTGAATCTTCCTCTGGATTTTATGCTTGTTTCATTTCTCACTTGGATGCCTCTTACATGTCAGCTTATATGCAAGCTTGCTGGCAGATTACTTGCATATATTCCTCATCTCATAGCATTTTTGTTTGAATCTTCCTCTGGATTTTATGCTTGTTTCATTTCTCACTTGGATGTCTCTTACATGTCAGCTTATATGTAAGCTTGCTGGCAGATTACTTACATGTTTACCTATTTAACTGTAGTCCGTTGAAGTATATCTTAATGGCTCATGATAGATTCTTGCAGCCATGCTAGCCTACAAGACTGTGTCTGGAACAAAAAACTTCAAAAAGTCAGTTCATCTTGTCCTCCAATTCCTGGCTTTCTTTTTAAGCATCATCGGACTATGGGCTGCATGGAAGTTTCACGTTGATAAAGGCATTGATAACTTCTACAGTCTCCACTCTTGGCTGGGGCTAGCCTGCCTCGTCCTGTTTGGAATTCAGGTGGCCGTTCAAAATTTCAACTCCTAAATCCTGCTTTGAATTTAAACTCTACAATTTTCCGTTGGCATAAGTGTTTGCACATCCTTTCAATTTCTTATGTAGTGGGCTGCTGGATTTGCGACCTTTTGGTATCCCGGTGGCTCAAGACATAGCCGAGAAAGCCTGATGCCATGGCATGTATTTCTTGGGGTGTATATCTACGCTCTAGCTGTAGCTACTTGTGCGACTGGTCTTCTAGAGAAGGCAACGTTTCTACAAACGCAGAAGATAATATCACGCTACTCGACCGAAGCATTGCTGGTGAATTCtttggggatcttgattgttgTTTTGGCAGGTTTTGTGATTCTTGGGGTGTTCTCTCCTGTGCATGGGAAAGGTGATAACCCCAAAGAAAGAGTATAGTTATAGATACAAGGGAACACTTGACATTTTATAGCACATTCAAAACCATATTTTCGAGGATCAAACAATGACGAATATTTGAAGCATTGCTACTCTTTGTAATGCACAGTTCATCTTCAGATATGTGAAATTTTGTCGAAATTATGTTATGTTTCTGGGTGTCCAACCATTCCGTATAGCTTTTGAGAAAAAAGATGGCTGGTTTTGCTGGTTGGTTAATATTTTGTCGGGacatatacaaaatattaaacATTTTAAGGAAAATATATTGCGGCCGCggcttaggccatccacaacgctgttcctataccgttcctaaaccgttccttaaaccactatttgagagccccactgtacttttttactccattccttaactaaggaacggaacctgcaaccctcgttccttaaccgttccttaaccgttccttaaattactattcattcaatttcatttttttttaatttcaactcaattcaattaaaaaaacaaacacattttattaaaaaacacacaacattaaaacaaagttacaacttaaacttaaaaaaataaaaagcacacaattaaaatcataaaaaaataaaagtacacaattttaataaaaaaaaaccaaacggctataaaattaacggtctcattaccgttaataaaaaaaaaatttatttttttttattaaattcgaaatttttttttaaaaaaatgaattattgcgtcatcgggacgaagcccactcgcggggcagcgagtgggcttcacgcgtcgaatgggagtccgccacgtcgcctcggcgcgtgacggaacgtttcgttccgcgttccggaggaacgaaacgcggcacggcatgggaacggtggcggcacggaatggcgacggaacgcacgctgcaacgcgtgccgccgcgaaaccgttcctccggaacggcataggaacggcgacggcaccgcgttgcgggtgctcttaggcCATGAATTCATCCCTTGTATACTGGACTTGTCAATGGGAGAATGGATTTTCAAATTTGAGTAGGAACTACCTAACTAGAATGATTATGACCAACACAATCATTCGTATTTAATACAACTCAAAGTTGTAATCTTATGTATAATGTTATAACAAACCAATTCCAAATATATTGTTTATTGctactcttttttttaaaaaaaaatatttctttcttATTGAGTGCCTCAACTACAAGGTAATAACTTTAATATTTACACCGATAATTTTCTTGTTGTGTTGAAATCTGATTATTGTAGATATTACTGATTGTTGTtttaattattagtagtatttttgcAAGATATATGAATATTAAGGGAGCATTGTTGTTGATATCCttacaaaattaaaacaatattgtttgttgtttaaaattttaaaataaaattttactctccgtcccactcaagatgtctacATTCTTTACTGGCACGAGATTTAGGATGAATTGTTAGTTGGAGTAAGTAGAGAAAAAAActgttgaatattttatttccaaatatagaaaatggacatcttaagtgggacagaggaagtattcGATAAAGCTTTTAGTTAATTTTGCAACACTAAATGTGATAAATGACACAATATTAGATTGTTTTTTTCACATCAATTTGATTATAGTAGTAAGATTTAAAAAAGATATTGTCAGTCCTCCAGCCCTTATGATCAACCCTTACTTATCTCTCCAGGTAAAAAAAACCTTGTTTAGCACATCTGTTGTGACCCAAAATTAGATATATAGGCTGTATATATAACACCTTATGGCAAGTGTAATTGATTCCGTTTAATCATACAATATCAATATAGGTGTTTCTGAATTCTGAGCCCCAAATTTCTCAACCACTACACTCGCCAGTTTTCATCGAGCTACTACACTGATGTGATTGAaactattttatcaattatctGAAAATTAATAAACCTCACTTCATTCATGTTTTTTGAATGTTTTCGAACTCTCTATTGCTAGCTATGTGGAAGAGGATATACAGCTAGTGTATTCCAATATAGGACAGAGATGAGGTTACTCTCTAATGCAGtcataaaatataaagaaattaaattaaataaagatgaCAAGCAAAATTTGCAAGATTTTATGGAGACAATATCATATCTTTTCACTCACCTATCACTCTTTCTAGCAAACAGTGGATTTCCTGGTACAAAATATCACCACTACCATACCCTATATGCCTGCAAATTTTGATCAAGAAAATCACCAAATTAATATTGGTCAAACTTTTTTTACACTTGGCTCCATGTAACGACCAAGGTTGTAATAATTCTACCTAGCTAAGGAATAAACAAATTATATAGATTGTCATTCCAGAATTGAATACCTAGCTAGTTTTTATTCATATCTAGCCTTTTTCCCCTATTTTTCCAACTCTTTTTGGGTTATCGAAACTCCTTAGTCTCTTCTTAAAATGCTTGATACTGGTGGAAAAATTACTGTAACTATTGCAAACAAATTAAGGTTGTCAAAAATGAGGGCAATCTAATCATTAAAAACCTTTTTATTGGAGTGATACATTTACACATTTGTAGGAAAAGTCGCCATGGCTGATGAACAAGTGGGTTCTGTTTGCTTCGCTTCAACTTTCATTCCTGTATCTTTTTCCACATTAAATATTAATCATTCTTGGAATTGCATATTTCTTAGTTCCCAGTCATCCTTGATCAATTACAGAAATCACTTCCTTTTATATACAAGAAATGAGCAATGAAGGAGGCTTTATTTTTCATCTGAGGTAAGTGAATCTGAGAGTACAAccatatttatgaaaattttatatatagGTGCAAATTTTGAGGCTTTGCTTCTAATTGATTGTTTGTTGCAATTGATATTGATTTTTATCATCATTCATGAAAAGTGAATCTTAACAATTAATTCTTCTGAGATCATCCATATGTACAACCTGAGACAAGTCATATATATACCCCCAATGAAGCTGgtgatatttatttttgaaaatcagTTGAAAAAAGGCATCAAAATGAAGCTggtgatatttatttttgttgagACATATTAACTGCAAACTTCTTTATTGCTATTCCCCCAATAAAAAAGAGGTAACAACAAATTAGACAATTTGGAAAGATATTTTTTACTCAACCACTCACCACCACTGATGTATATATGGACATAATTCTCCCACTAACGCATTAATGCTTTCACCATATACATCACAATATATCCTCTTTTTCATTATTCTCACAGTAAAATTGAAACTGGAGCTTCAGAATTTGCTAGCTGTTGTTCACATGATATGTTTTTTCTCAAGAGTAAATGTTGAAGAATAAGTGTTTGACTGCAATAGTTAGATCTATTGCTCATTTTCCTATAGCGATAGATCTCTTTAAATGTTGTAGCTGCTAAATTAAGCAGGTACAGTTATTGTTTGGAATATAAGATTAATAAATACTATGCATTTCTTATATTAACATTTAATAAATCAATCGTTTCATTAAATATTGTTGGGTCACTAAAGCTTGTATAGAATGAAAAGTGACTGCCAAACTTAAACAAACATTCAATTCTGCATGTGAATATAAATGAAAACATGATTTTGCTGCTATTCCACCCCACATGTTTAGAAAGATTCATTTAATAAAGTTATAGAAtagtttttcttttatttcgaGATATAAAAATCTATTGAAGTTAGCATTAGGTGTGCAGTGAAATAGGTCACTTGACCTAATGTGGGTGTTCAGTTTTTTCACAGACAAAGGACTTCAAGAAACAATTTTGGGATTTCAAACTGGTAAAATCATTTCTACTTCACATAACTTTACttgttcaaaattttcattacatATATATACCTCATCAGCACCAATATGTTAATGCAACAGTCTGCAGAAAGGTAATGTAACAAAATTTCAACTCAAACACAACAAGGCTAGCTCATAGCCTTAATTTATTATAGAAAAGATATATGCTACTATTTGCTGCtgctgataaaataatattttcttcagaAATGTGGTTGTAAAGAAGATTCTGCTATAAATTAACTTCTTCCCAGCATGAGGAAAAACACTCAATCAATTTGGATAAGATTAAAACAATGATTTTTGGAGGTCTAGAGATAAGCTATCATGTTGCAAACTTACACGAAAACAGGGTTTAGGAAACTGTATATTGGCTCTTCTTGAAGTGACAAAAAATGTAATGCAATAGTAATCTAAGGTGAAGTGGTAAGTGTGCTTCCCATCACAAAGAACTGCTTAGTTAAGAAACAAGAATAAGAAACTCACTTTGATTTTGCATGATTTTGAAAACTTAGCTGAAAATCCTACTATTGTGTATGTTGTACTAGTTAGAGTGAAGATGGAAAGGTATGAAAAATGATTATTGACATATACATTTTCCCCTCCTAAGATTCAAGCTATCAGAAAGTTGAAATGATTCTTATTAAGGAGTTTCTAGCTAGCCAATAAattcaccccccccccccccaatctTGAATGATGAATAGATGGGTTTCTAGCTGTAACAAAATGGGGAGTTAGAAGGTGTAGCTAGGTCAAAATCAGCCAAGGTTCTTAACTTACAAATAATAACCAGAAGGTTTTACATTCTTAATTTTCTGACATGACAAATACATTAGAATCTGTTATCATGGTCTCTTTTAAACTGATAACTATCTGCTTTTCTGTTAAGCTTGATTTGAAGTGTGTAACTTGATGTGCCATTTTGAACATCATCTGCTCCAATTCTCTTGAATTAACATGTTCAGGAAAATATTGGTTAAGAATTCACATCAAATTCAGACACATTTTGATGAAGACATCTCCAATATTGAACATGGACTGCTGAGTTTAACCTATGTCCATGGGTTCTATGCAAAAGTAAATTTGCATTCAAAGCTAAACATCAATTCGACAATCAACCGATAAATAGTTTATATACTTGGGAGATAAGTTCACAGACAAAAGATATTACATCAATTGAGGTTTCAGATATTGGAAAACTGCTCAAATAAAAAACTTACACTACTTGTTTAAACACAATATGAGCAACATTAGTCCTGTGGATTCCCAAatagcttcttcttcttcttcttcttcttgttcttACTATATGTTTGAGCTGCTGCAAATAGAAAATCAACATCATTGTTGATCTAATTATTAAGACAACAAAATGTAGACATGATTCGTACCTATTGAAGAACTTGCGTTGATCAAAAGAGTTGGATTGTGAGGAGAGGCCAAAAAGATCCCAATTCTCATTAGCAGATGATGGGATCATGCTATAGTTTTGCTGAAACCCCAAAACGGAAGAAGGGTTCTTGTTCTTGCGTTTGATCACAGGCGGTTCTTGAATTAGGTCATGCCTCGCCCCTTCACCCAAGTGATAAACCGGGTCTCGAAAACCAGCAGTGGCCCTGCCGGAGAGCTGCAAAAACCCAAGCTGATTGCATTCAAACGATGAAGGGTTGAGATCAGAAGCGAGCTCCTTGATGCGCATCTTCTCCAGCGTCCTCTCCCTCGCCCGTGCCCTCGCCTTGGCCCTCGCCTCCCTCCTGCTGGAATccccacctcctcctcctccgtgtTGTTGATCAGAGGAAGCCACCATCTCACATGCAGAGGGCGAGGAGTAGTCGCTCTTGTTGCTGTTGCTGGTGTGTACCAGCTCCTTGATGGCTGCTTTGGACTTGGTGAGCAGCCAATCAAGGGTTTTGCTGGGCTTGTCGAAGCCCAGCATCTCCTGGAGATCGAAGAACTTCCTCGCAATGCCGATGGAGAGGCGGACTCTCCTGTCCCTCGGCCCCTGCGCCGTGTGTATCTTGCTGTGCCGGTCCTTCTTCGCCGCCTGCTTCCTCACCGGCGCACCACCCGACCCCTCTCCGTTGTAGGCATCCGAGGGAGCGGCTAAGTAGAGCCCGGAGAAGGCGGCTTCCGGGTGGAGAtattggtggtggtggtggtggtggtgaagGAGGATTTCGACGCCGGGGTCGAGGTCGGCGGAGGAAGGCGGCGGGAGGAGGTAAGTGTTCCGGCCTAACATGTTTGTGAATTGTGGAGATGTTGGGAGCCCTAGCTAGTGTGAATTATGTAGTGATGGAGGAGTGGAAACCCTCATATTTGAGGAATGAAGCATTTATTTCAGCGATCAAGCTGGGAAAGATCTCCGAAACGGAGGCTCATGAACCGTAGAGGAAAGGGATGTTCGCACAGGTAAAGCCTTTGTTTAGCAGATCTGTTTATTGGGGTTACAAAAGActtgtctttttctttttttaattcatcATGCCAAGGCCCCATTCATGGAGATGTAGATTATGATCATGGATTAGGGATTTCCACGCTTCATTTGCAATAATTATACAGAGTTAGCTAGTATGCTGATACAGACTCTACTGTTTGATTTGTAGGGAATGAGAGACAATGAcaaatactttaattttttggaCTAATCATATTCGCTTGCATCAAACCTAAAAATTAGACTAAAGGCTTTATGAGTGCCACATTTTTGAATTGGTAGAGATTTTGTGAGAAagggttgattaattaattttactaGTTTTAAAATTAGGGCCGTGAGCTTTTTGTAGGGGTGGGTGACCATTGCATGTGTGGGGAGCCAAGAAAAGCTGTGTGGTGATTTAAAAAAACAAGTATTTTGGAGTCTAAAACCGTACCTTTGTCTATAACTCTACGCAATCGAcaaaattttcttcatttcttgtGCTTTAAGAAGGGCCCCATTTATCTCGTGTCCGGTTGAGCACATATTGctctgaaaaaaaataaaaaataaaaagtgaaaaaaagagaggaaaatcACCATTTCCGGCATGGCTCTAAGCAATCTAGGGGACCTCTTCACCCTTTTTGTGCAACTGGGAAAGGTGCCTTTCAATTTCTTCTCATTGATCAGTGGGAATTTCAATAGTAGTAGATCTGTAGCTGTGGTGGAATTAGAAACCCTATTTATTGAAAGAGGAAATTGGAAGCCCTAATGTTGAGCTACAAGGGTTTGTGTCTTGTTTGTTTGTTCTAGTTGggtaaaaaaaatcaactaCTGCTCGTCAAGTGGAGGAGTTTTATCTTTTACTCATAAATATTAGTGTGCAAGTGAAACTGACTCAGAAGCTTCAAGTGCAGTTGAAGAGGAGAGCCATGGCAATTGAGTAAGTAGAAAAGgagactctctctctctctctctatctgtCTGAATTGTGGATGTGTTTATGTCTTCTGTATATATTCTTCGTGCTAGTGCAGAAAAGGGAAACCCTAATACAGTGAAACTGGAGATGTTTGAGAGAGAAAAATTGGAGTTATCCAGTAGttaattaactttttttcaAGAACataatcaagaaaaaagaaagttATCTTTTATTTAAATCAAAGCTATCTTGAGTTGATTCAGGCTCTATGGCACTTGATGTCTTGCAAAAAGTGTACTTGCTTCTGTTTTTATATTCAGTCTACTCTTGATTTTCTTAATTTTGTTAAAAGTTGGTATGCTCAATCCATAAGTATTTTCAAGATAAGGGTTCTAtgaaaattattcaaattttagTTGCATGGTgatttatgaaaattaataGTTTCCTTTTCTCCAGTTTGCTAGTACAGTTTTATTGAAACTAGTATTTACTCCTATGCAAGTATAGTACAAATTTAATCATTATTGATATGGAAATACGAAATGTAAGACTATCTTATTGCTCTATTAATTTACACACATCCAACCCCATGGGCTGGATAATTAATAAACACTGTCTAATTAGTTAGGAGGTCAGTAGTACTATCTTTTggacatttattaaaaataaagctATACTAGCAAGATATAAGTATTTGTTTACATGTGATCAGATTCAGATGCCTGCAAAATGTGATGAAATACTGAATTGTACTATACATAATTTGGTTAAATGTGATATACATATCATTTAACAAAATAAACTCTTGGACTCACCTTTTAGTTAATTAGTAGGAAAAAAAAGCACTTTATTACATTTGTGCCGTGGAACAGAATCATGATATAAATTAGTATCATTAAACTTTGGAAACTTTGACGAAGAATGTGATTCGAAATAATTAGAGTAATCAGATAGAAGGTATAAAAGTAATCTTTGTATATAGGTATAGGCCTTAATTTTGCCGGTGTACCATTAATTTAAGCTAGAGGTACTTTCTATACAGAGCTCAAGTGCTATTAACTAGGACAAAACCCATTAAGGGGGTAAATTTATTAATGCTACTGAATTATGTAATCTAtacttattaatttaattataattttaaaaataaacatcCCATCCATTTTTGTTCTCTGGTCAATTTTAACAAAAGTTGCAATTGAAATAGCACATCAGCCGCCACATTTGCCTCGACTCATTTATTATAGAAAATCTCATATTGTAATGGTGAGTTTGTTgtagttttttaattaatgttatgtatataaa is a window encoding:
- the LOC121770587 gene encoding transcription factor DICHOTOMA-like isoform X1: MLGRNTYLLPPPSSADLDPGVEILLHHHHHHHQYLHPEAAFSGLYLAAPSDAYNGEGSGGAPVRKQAAKKDRHSKIHTAQGPRDRRVRLSIGIARKFFDLQEMLGFDKPSKTLDWLLTKSKAAIKELVHTSNSNKSDYSSPSACEMVASSDQQHGGGGGGDSSRREARAKARARARERTLEKMRIKELASDLNPSSFECNQLGFLQLSGRATAGFRDPVYHLGEGARHDLIQEPPVIKRKNKNPSSVLGFQQNYSMIPSSANENWDLFGLSSQSNSFDQRKFFNSSSNI
- the LOC121769856 gene encoding transmembrane ascorbate ferrireductase 2-like, producing MAVPVVRFPIFSLVRIIGFTVLILVLIWTVHYRGGLALISQNKDLIFNVHPVLMVISLVLLNGEAMLAYKTVSGTKNFKKSVHLVLQFLAFFLSIIGLWAAWKFHVDKGIDNFYSLHSWLGLACLVLFGIQWAAGFATFWYPGGSRHSRESLMPWHVFLGVYIYALAVATCATGLLEKATFLQTQKIISRYSTEALLVNSLGILIVVLAGFVILGVFSPVHGKGDNPKERV
- the LOC121770587 gene encoding transcription factor DICHOTOMA-like isoform X2 codes for the protein MLGRNTYLLPPPSSADLDPGVEILLHHHHHHHQYLHPEAAFSGLYLAAPSDAYNGEGSGGAPVRKQAAKKDRHSKIHTAQGPRDRRVRLSIGIARKFFDLQEMLGFDKPSKTLDWLLTKSKAAIKELVHTSNSNKSDYSSPSACEMVASSDQQHGGGGGGDSSRREARAKARARARERTLEKMRIKELASDLNPSSFECNQLGFLQLSGRATAGFRDPVYHLGEGARHDLIQEPPVIKRKNKNPSSVLGFQQNYSMIPSSANENWDLFGLSSQSNSFDQRKFFNSSNI